One genomic window of Myxocyprinus asiaticus isolate MX2 ecotype Aquarium Trade chromosome 5, UBuf_Myxa_2, whole genome shotgun sequence includes the following:
- the LOC127440803 gene encoding zinc finger protein 345-like isoform X4 translates to MKILRNKEAYCLFRRFPNQHITKRILGCASGLSEWNLQKGAHSDMIEEKEDHQDLNKAEEIQHQSQKHFTSSKNKKKLSQKRTKNTGVKNVVICPQCGKSFSQTGNLNIHLRIHSGEKPFTCHLCGKSFADPRNLKNHQRFHSGLRPFDCDQCGKNFICASQLKRHLRIHANEKPRKDHFKDHERLHTNVRAHMCFDCEKTFQTARRLREHQRIHTGEKPYKCSHCEKRFTVSGNLKKHERVHTGEKPYHCTLCGKSFTASGSLKIHERVHTGERPYHCISCGKSFSQSCHLLIHIKKHCPSLLQ, encoded by the exons atgaagatactgaggaacaaagag gcctattgcttatttcgcagattcccaaaccagcatatcacgaagcgcattctgggttgcgCGAGCGGCCTGAGcgagtggaatcttcaaaaaggcgctcactcag aTATGATAGAAGAAAAAGAGGACCATCAAGACCTGAACAAAGCAGAGGAGATTCAGCATCAGAGTCAGAAACATTTTACTAGCtcaaagaataaaaagaaattatCACAAAAAAGAACTAAAAATACAGGAGTCAAAAATGTGGTCatctgccctcagtgtggaaagagtttctcacAGACAGGAAACCTTAACATTCACTTAAGGATTCAcagtggagagaagcctttcacatgtcaTCTCTGTGGGAAGAGTTTTGCAGATCCAAGAAATCTCAAAAATCATCAGCGCTTTCACTCTGGACTGAGGCCGTTTGACTGTGATCAGTGCGGCAAAAATTTCATTTGTGCATCACAGCTGAAAAGACACCTGAGAATTCATGCAAATGAAAAGCCACGCAAGGATCATTTTAAAGACCACGAGAGATTGCACACCAATGTGAGGGCTCATATGTGCTTTGATTGTGAGAAAACCTTTCAAACAGCCAGACGATTGAGAGAGCaccagagaattcatactggagaaaaaccgtacaagtgttcacactgtgagAAGAGATTCACTGTCTCAGGaaacctgaaaaaacatgagcgtgtgcatactggagagaagccgtaccACTGCACTttatgtgggaagagtttcactgCCTCAGGATCCCTGAAAATACATGAGCGtgtgcatactggagagaggcCATACCACTGCATTTcttgtgggaagagtttcagccAATCATGTCATCTACTGATTCATATAAAAAAGCATTGTCCAAGTTTGTTACAGTGA